A genomic region of Hydrogenovibrio crunogenus contains the following coding sequences:
- the parA gene encoding ParA family partition ATPase — protein MSARIFSIANQKGGTGKTTLSMNFAAGLVKQGRVLVIDADPQGSASQWSSLSSDDKPFPVSVISVGGQLAREAERFAKDYDFIVLDCPPTLETGVMQSALQVSEAVLIPVLPSPVDLWASIRIAEAIEHAKLRNRQLKPYIVVNQLEPRSALSTAMKEALEEFDIPALQSGIRRRAVYRNAAVDGVSVYCMGKRGEMAAKEIDDIIEEVL, from the coding sequence ATGTCGGCACGTATTTTTTCTATTGCCAATCAAAAAGGTGGCACCGGTAAAACCACCTTGAGTATGAATTTTGCCGCGGGTTTAGTAAAACAAGGTCGCGTTTTGGTCATTGATGCGGACCCGCAAGGGTCGGCCAGTCAGTGGAGTAGTTTGTCTTCGGATGATAAACCGTTTCCGGTCTCGGTCATTTCAGTCGGAGGGCAGTTGGCGCGCGAGGCGGAACGTTTTGCAAAAGATTATGATTTTATTGTGTTGGACTGTCCACCTACTTTGGAAACAGGGGTGATGCAATCGGCGTTGCAAGTGTCGGAAGCGGTGTTGATTCCTGTCTTGCCCTCTCCAGTTGATTTATGGGCCAGTATTCGCATTGCGGAAGCCATTGAGCACGCTAAGCTTCGAAATCGTCAATTGAAGCCGTATATTGTGGTCAACCAACTGGAACCGCGTAGCGCGTTATCAACAGCCATGAAGGAAGCTTTGGAGGAATTTGATATTCCTGCATTGCAAAGCGGCATTCGCCGTCGTGCGGTGTATCGCAATGCAGCGGTCGATGGTGTGAGTGTTTATTGTATGGGGAAACGCGGTGAAATGGCCGCCAAAGAAATCGATGATATTATTGAGGAGGTCTTATGA
- a CDS encoding acyl-CoA dehydrogenase family protein: protein MPKHLSPEKLLDNIQSILPIIKQSSEASERLGRIQEDVLEALFEHRVFRLFIPEKFDGEATDLTTALKVFECVASADGATGWLVMIGAGGGLFSGFLEEQAAHDIFSPERAVIAGSGMPSGEAIPLKDGFEISGRWAYASGSDYASWFTANCKVAGSDNEILSIAVPAAEVTVHHTWDVIGMKATGSHDFSIDSIDVPKAHTFSLAKPPLLQDPIFFCPLETLASLSFGSVAIGITHHAIEAFMGFAKQKQVFGATDSLMDKVEIQQQCTQAQRLLDEARTRLYQRAEQVWQVAETRQPPSEELREKISEEVIEMVQNCLKGVDALKARSGMMAVFTTSEFGRAWRDLHTLSQHVIVSPTD, encoded by the coding sequence ATGCCTAAGCATCTTTCCCCTGAAAAATTATTAGACAACATCCAATCTATTTTACCCATTATCAAGCAAAGCTCTGAAGCATCAGAACGGCTTGGACGTATACAAGAAGACGTTTTGGAGGCTCTGTTTGAACACCGAGTGTTTCGCTTGTTTATTCCTGAAAAATTTGACGGAGAAGCCACCGATTTAACCACGGCGTTAAAAGTGTTTGAGTGTGTGGCCTCTGCAGATGGCGCGACCGGTTGGTTGGTCATGATTGGTGCGGGGGGTGGTTTGTTTTCCGGTTTTCTGGAAGAACAGGCGGCGCATGACATTTTTTCACCGGAGCGAGCAGTCATTGCCGGGTCGGGTATGCCCAGTGGAGAAGCCATTCCTTTAAAAGATGGGTTTGAGATTTCGGGAAGGTGGGCTTATGCCAGTGGGTCGGATTATGCCAGCTGGTTTACGGCAAATTGCAAAGTTGCAGGGAGCGATAATGAGATTTTATCCATTGCCGTGCCGGCCGCTGAAGTGACGGTGCACCACACTTGGGATGTGATTGGCATGAAAGCCACTGGTAGCCATGATTTCAGTATCGATTCGATTGACGTTCCAAAGGCTCATACGTTTTCGTTGGCTAAGCCTCCTTTATTGCAGGACCCGATTTTCTTTTGTCCATTGGAAACCTTAGCCAGTCTGTCTTTTGGCAGTGTGGCCATCGGCATTACGCATCATGCCATTGAAGCGTTCATGGGGTTTGCCAAGCAAAAACAGGTTTTCGGTGCTACCGACTCCTTGATGGATAAAGTAGAAATTCAACAGCAATGCACGCAAGCACAGCGGTTACTTGATGAAGCACGTACCCGACTGTATCAACGTGCGGAACAGGTTTGGCAAGTAGCTGAAACAAGACAGCCTCCATCGGAGGAATTGCGTGAGAAGATTTCAGAAGAAGTAATCGAAATGGTTCAGAATTGCCTAAAAGGGGTTGATGCTTTGAAAGCTCGTTCGGGCATGATGGCCGTGTTTACAACCTCTGAATTTGGCAGAGCTTGGCGTGATTTACACACCTTGAGTCA
- a CDS encoding sensor domain-containing diguanylate cyclase: protein MRNSNKYSIYKAVFYASLFISFIFASQAQAKALNIDWQLFSLNEGQQFKPEPPEAENTLQKQDGISLVGGHYLYSGELRIEKEGFYVVDFKNTSTIDQFSFYIYDQNNKLVDRASGGIGSSEPNPFFLRHGRTFHLKTGQYTLRVEVASPYFIAQPVPYVSTLAHYQQEIKLGNAIVLIGIGIFLSMGIYYGALSFARSRNTEILYAIFIFSNLLFNAGAHLILSQLFHWHNFYLTSFPILISNVIYILFVMKLLEIHPIKNKRLHTMGIISVALLVLFALFAMLFPNWINEMARYGVWVFLLYGLVAGVTRSLQGSMVARLYLVALMSFIVLASMATLPTQLSSNTIYVEHYGLAAIAMEVILLALVLTYQVGKLYRERMKMLFSLDQSNKLAHTDAVTQVPNRYALEAELASFEQASSLTYIDMDNLKLYNDRFGHAKGDELLKMFAALMKKGLGEKGKIYRVGGDEFAVISQDGDTNRVQTVIESVVEKMQQIGFEHAGVSAGVAFMYEVANTSELKHLADMRMYENKQQRKKQSFQQKVSDSSFI, encoded by the coding sequence GCTGTGTTTTATGCCAGCTTATTCATCAGTTTTATTTTTGCTAGCCAAGCTCAAGCTAAAGCTCTGAATATTGACTGGCAATTGTTTAGCCTTAATGAAGGCCAACAATTTAAACCTGAACCCCCTGAAGCGGAAAATACTTTACAAAAACAAGATGGCATTTCTTTAGTCGGCGGCCATTATCTTTATTCTGGTGAGCTGAGAATTGAAAAAGAGGGTTTTTATGTTGTTGACTTTAAAAACACCTCTACGATAGACCAGTTTTCTTTTTATATTTACGACCAGAATAACAAACTGGTTGATCGTGCCTCAGGCGGGATAGGTAGCAGTGAACCAAATCCATTTTTTCTCCGACATGGTCGCACATTTCATTTAAAAACGGGGCAATATACGCTTCGTGTGGAAGTGGCTTCACCTTATTTTATCGCCCAGCCTGTTCCTTATGTCAGTACGCTTGCTCATTACCAGCAGGAAATTAAGCTGGGTAATGCCATTGTATTGATTGGTATTGGTATTTTTCTTTCAATGGGCATTTATTACGGGGCGCTTTCTTTTGCGCGTTCACGTAATACAGAAATTCTGTATGCCATCTTTATCTTTTCAAACTTGCTGTTTAATGCCGGTGCGCATTTGATTTTGTCTCAACTGTTTCATTGGCATAACTTTTATCTGACGTCTTTTCCCATTTTGATTTCTAACGTTATTTACATACTTTTTGTGATGAAGCTTTTGGAAATTCACCCTATTAAAAACAAAAGGCTGCACACAATGGGCATCATCTCTGTGGCGTTATTGGTTTTATTTGCCTTATTTGCCATGCTGTTCCCCAATTGGATCAATGAGATGGCGCGTTATGGAGTATGGGTTTTTCTGTTATATGGGTTGGTCGCTGGGGTCACACGATCGTTGCAAGGCAGTATGGTGGCGCGTTTGTATTTGGTTGCTTTAATGAGTTTTATCGTGCTGGCGAGTATGGCCACTTTGCCAACACAATTGAGTTCAAACACCATTTACGTTGAACATTATGGGTTGGCTGCAATCGCCATGGAGGTTATCTTGCTCGCCTTAGTGCTCACCTATCAGGTTGGAAAGTTATATCGTGAGCGTATGAAAATGCTTTTTAGTCTCGATCAAAGTAATAAGTTGGCACACACGGACGCGGTTACGCAGGTGCCGAATCGTTATGCTTTGGAAGCTGAGTTGGCTTCTTTCGAACAAGCTTCTTCTTTAACTTACATTGATATGGATAACTTAAAACTGTACAACGACCGCTTTGGACATGCAAAAGGCGATGAGTTATTGAAAATGTTTGCCGCTTTAATGAAAAAAGGCCTAGGCGAGAAAGGAAAGATTTATCGAGTGGGAGGGGATGAGTTTGCGGTAATCAGTCAAGATGGCGATACAAATAGAGTGCAGACAGTGATAGAAAGCGTGGTTGAGAAGATGCAGCAAATCGGATTCGAGCATGCCGGGGTGAGTGCGGGTGTGGCCTTTATGTATGAGGTGGCGAATACTTCAGAACTGAAGCATCTAGCTGACATGCGAATGTACGAAAATAAACAACAGCGAAAAAAGCAAAGTTTTCAGCAAAAAGTCAGTGATTCCTCTTTCATCTAA